Genomic segment of Macellibacteroides fermentans:
GCAGAGCCTGAGTAAGTTCGTATGAATCGATGGGGAACTGATCTGTATCCCAACCGTTCTGATAATCGCCGCGGTTAGCATCGATACTACCTAACATACCGGCATCTACTGCAGCTTGCAATTCGTGCTCGAAAGTATGACCAGCCAGGGTTGCGTGGTTCACTTCAATATTAAGTGCAAAATCCTTATCCAAACCATAATGGCGCAAGAACCCGATTACTGTTTCGGCATCCACATCATATTGATGCTTGGTAGGCTCCATCGGTTTCGGTTCGATAAGGAATGTACCTTTGAATCCGTTCTTTCTTCCATAATCGCGGGCCATCGTTAGCATCATAGCCAGGTGATCCTTTTCGCGTTTCATGTTGGTGTTAAGCAGACTCATATAGCCTTCGCGGCCACCCCAGAATACATAGTTTTCGCCACCTAAAGCGATGGTTGCATCAATTGCATTTTTAATCTGAGTACCGGCAAACGCCACAGCAGGGAAATATGGGTTGGTTGCCGCACCGTTCATATAACGACGGTTGCTGAACACGTTGGTTGTACCCCAAAGCAATTTCTTGCCTGTTGCAGCCTGTAAGCCTTTGGCATGCTCCACCATGGTGTGCAGACGATTTTCAAACTCAAGCATAGTTGGAGCCTCTTCAACAACATCCACATCGTGGAAGCAATAGTAAGGAATACCGCACTTGGTCATAAATTCGAAAGCAGCATCCATTTTATATTTGGCGCGCGAAATCGCATCCGCTACGTTATTCCATGGAAAATCAATTGTACCTCCGCCAAACTGATCGCCACCTTCGGCACACAAAGTATGCCAGTAAGCCATAGCAAAACGCAGGTGATCCTTCATAGTTTTACCCATTACCACACGGTTTTCGTCATAATAGCGGAATGCCAACGGATTTACAGTATCCAATCCCTCAAAACGAATCTTTCCAATACCAGGAAAGAATTCTTTTTCTCCTTTAAAAAAACTCATAATTGTCAGTATTAAGAATTAATATACACTTTAAAATCAGCTATTTTTAATCAATCGTTCCCTCCAGATCTCATAAGCACTGCAATAACTGTCGGCTTTAAGTCCGTCGGGTTCAATCCGGTTTATTTTCTGCAATGAGGCAAACGCTTCGGCAGGCGATTTGTAAATGCCGGCACCTATACCTGCACCCTTGGCTGCACCTACAGCGCCATTGGTGTCGTACAACTCAATCACGGCACCGGTTACACCAGCCAAAGCCTCCCTGAATACCGGACTAAGGAACATGTTTGCGTGACCTGCCCTGATTACATCTATATTGATACCCATTTCATTCATGATATCCATGCCGTACTTGAAGGAGAATACGATACCTTCCTGAGCGGCACGGGCCAGATGTGCCTTACCATGTATGTTGAAATTAAGACCGTGAACCGAGCAAGACGAAGATCTATTCTGCAGCATACGTTCAGCTCCGTTACCAAACGGCAGAATTGACAAACCTTCGGAACCCACAGGCACCGTGGCCGCCAAGTCATTCAATGCCTCGTAATCCATTCCCGCAGGAGCTACATTCCGTTTTATCCACGAATTGAGGATACCTACCCCGTTGATACACAACAATACGCCCAAACGAGGTTCTTCCGGAGTATAATTAACGTGGGCAAAGGTATTTACACGCGAAAGCGGATCGTAATTTATAGCGCCGTTCACCCCGTACACAACCCCCGAAGTACCACCAGTAGCGGCAATTTCGCCCGGATTTAATACATTAAGCGACAAGGCATTATTGGGCTGATCGCCGGCCCTGTAGGTAATGGGTGTTCCTTTTTTCATTCCCAGTTCGCTGGCAACCGACTCCGTAAGTTCACCCTGATTGGCAAACGTAGGCCTGATATCTGCAATCAGATCATTGTCGAAGCCAAAGTAATTCATCACATCCTTCGATACGCACTGGTTCTTGAAATCCCAGAAAATTCCTTCGCTTAATCCGGAAACGGTAGTCACAATATCGCCCGTCATCCGCATCGCCACATAATCTCCGGGCAACATTATCTTGTGGATACGCTCAAACAAGCGCGGCTCATATTCTTTAATCCAGGCCAGTTTAGAGGCCGTAAAGTTTCCGGGCGAATTAAGCAGATGAGACAAGCACTGCTCTTCTCCAATCGTTGTGAAGGCACGGTTTCCGTAGGGTACCGCCCTGCTGTCGCACCAGATAATTGAAGGACGTAATACCTTTTTGTCGCTATCAACCACCACAAGTCCATGCATCTGATACGAAATACCGATGGCACGAATCTCTTTTCCATCAATGCGTGCAGCGGCTATCGCCCCTTTGATTGCAT
This window contains:
- the xylA gene encoding xylose isomerase, producing MSFFKGEKEFFPGIGKIRFEGLDTVNPLAFRYYDENRVVMGKTMKDHLRFAMAYWHTLCAEGGDQFGGGTIDFPWNNVADAISRAKYKMDAAFEFMTKCGIPYYCFHDVDVVEEAPTMLEFENRLHTMVEHAKGLQAATGKKLLWGTTNVFSNRRYMNGAATNPYFPAVAFAGTQIKNAIDATIALGGENYVFWGGREGYMSLLNTNMKREKDHLAMMLTMARDYGRKNGFKGTFLIEPKPMEPTKHQYDVDAETVIGFLRHYGLDKDFALNIEVNHATLAGHTFEHELQAAVDAGMLGSIDANRGDYQNGWDTDQFPIDSYELTQALLVILEAGGFKTGGTNFDAKTRRNSTDLEDIFIAHVSGMDMFARALLSAANILEKTDYLKMRAERYASFDSGEGKAFEDGKLSLEDLRTIALAHGEPKQFSGKQELYEMIVSRNI
- a CDS encoding xylulokinase, with amino-acid sequence MYLLGCDIGSSSVKASVVEVESGKTVGSDFFPKEEAPILAVKPGWAEQDPESWWGYLKDAIKGAIAAARIDGKEIRAIGISYQMHGLVVVDSDKKVLRPSIIWCDSRAVPYGNRAFTTIGEEQCLSHLLNSPGNFTASKLAWIKEYEPRLFERIHKIMLPGDYVAMRMTGDIVTTVSGLSEGIFWDFKNQCVSKDVMNYFGFDNDLIADIRPTFANQGELTESVASELGMKKGTPITYRAGDQPNNALSLNVLNPGEIAATGGTSGVVYGVNGAINYDPLSRVNTFAHVNYTPEEPRLGVLLCINGVGILNSWIKRNVAPAGMDYEALNDLAATVPVGSEGLSILPFGNGAERMLQNRSSSCSVHGLNFNIHGKAHLARAAQEGIVFSFKYGMDIMNEMGINIDVIRAGHANMFLSPVFREALAGVTGAVIELYDTNGAVGAAKGAGIGAGIYKSPAEAFASLQKINRIEPDGLKADSYCSAYEIWRERLIKNS